The Thermodesulfobacteriota bacterium genome includes a window with the following:
- a CDS encoding MTH865 family protein: MDVKTELRKQIVGALAGARFPIGSPQELLSAFPNGADTTCQWGEVRLRAGDAGTVLTPADFPFRSAEAVADTILSRALR, encoded by the coding sequence ATGGACGTGAAGACCGAGCTCAGGAAGCAGATCGTAGGCGCCCTGGCGGGGGCGCGCTTTCCGATCGGAAGCCCGCAAGAGCTTCTCTCGGCCTTCCCCAACGGGGCCGACACCACCTGCCAGTGGGGCGAAGTCAGGCTTCGTGCGGGCGACGCGGGCACGGTGCTCACGCCGGCCGATTTTCCTTTTCGCAGCGCCGAGGCCGTGGCGGACACCATCCTCTCCCGCGCCCTCCGGTAA